One part of the Peromyscus leucopus breed LL Stock chromosome 19, UCI_PerLeu_2.1, whole genome shotgun sequence genome encodes these proteins:
- the LOC114687145 gene encoding mitochondrial ornithine transporter 2-like — MQTFPNMYKGLADCFLRTYNQVGFRGLYRGTSPALLAYVAQSSILFMCYGFCQQFVRKVAGVDQSAELNDFQTATAGSLASAFAALALCPTELVKCRLQTMYEMKMSGKIAQSYSTIWAMVKSIFMKDGLLGFYRGLPTTLFQEIPGYFFYFGGYELGRSFLAAGRPKEELGPVSLMLSGGFAGICLWLIIFPVDCIKSRIQVLSMSGHRVGLIRTFLSVVRNEGILTLYSGMKATLIRAIPSNAALFLVYEYSRKMMMNIAEEY, encoded by the coding sequence ATGCAGACATTCCCCAACATGTACAAAGGCCTCGCCGACTGCTTCCTAAGGACCTATAACCAAGTGGGCTTCCGGGGTTTATACAGGGGAACCAGTCCTGCACTGCTAGCCTACGTTGCCCAGAGCTCTATCCTATTCATGTGCTATGGCTTCTGCCAACAGTTTGTCAGGAAAGTGGCCGGAGTGGATCAGAGCGCAGAGCTGAACGACTTCCAGACTGCCACGGCTGGGTCACTGGCCTCCGCTTTTGCTGCGCTGGCCCTCTGCCCCACTGAACTTGTGAAGTGCCGGCTGCAGACCATGTATGAAATGAAGATGTCAGGGAAGATAGCACAAAGCTATAGCACAATTTGGGCTATGGTTAAGAGTATCTTCATGAAGGATGGTCTCTTAGGCTTCTATCGTGGACTTCCCACCACTCTATTTCAGGAAATACCTGGCTATTTCTTctactttgggggctatgaactCGGTCGATCATTTCTTGCCGCGGGAAGACCAAAGGAGGAACTAGGCCCTGTCTCTTTGATGTTAAGTGGAGGCTTTGCCGGGATCTGCCTCTGGCTTATCATATTCCCAGTGGACTGTATTAAATCCAGAATCCAGGTTCTTTCTATGTCTGGGCATCGAGTAGGATTAATCAGAACCTTTTTAAGTGTTGTGAGAAATGAAGGAATATTAACCTTGTATTCTGGAATGAAAGCCACTCTGATTCGAGCTATCCCTTCCAATGCTGCTCTGTTTTTGGTCTATGAATACAgcaggaagatgatgatgaacattgcagaagaatACTGA
- the Taf7 gene encoding transcription initiation factor TFIID subunit 7 has translation MSKSKDDAPHELESQFILRLPPEYASTVRRAVQSGHVNLKDRLTIELHPDGRHGIVRVDRVPLASKLVDLPCVMESLKTIDKKTFYKTADICQMLVSTVDGDLYPPVEEPVATADPKASKKKDKDKEKKFVWNHGITLPLKNVRKRRFRKTAKKKYIESPDVEKEVKRLLSTDAEAVSTRWEIIAEDETKETENQGLDISSPGMSGHRQGHDSLEHDELREIFNDLSSSSEDEEDVNIIDTEEDLERQLQDKLNESDEQHQENEGTNQLVMGIQKQIDNMKGKLQETQDRAKRQEDLIMKVENLALKNRFQAVLDELKQKEDREKEQLSSLQEELDSLLEK, from the coding sequence ATGAGTAAGAGCAAAGATGATGCGCCTCATGAACTAGAGAGCCAGTTTATCTTACGACTGCCCCCGGAATATGCCTCTACTGTGAGGAGGGCAGTGCAGTCTGGACATGTCAACCTGAAAGACAGACTGACCATTGAGTTACACCCTGATGGGCGTCATGGAATTGTCAGAGTGGATCGTGTTCCATTGGCCTCAAAGTTGGTAGATTTGCCGTGTGTTATGGAAAGCTTGAAAACCATtgataaaaaaacattttacaagACAGCAGATATCTGTCAGATGCTCGTATCCACAGTAGATGGTGACCTATACCCTCCTGTGGAGGAGCCAGTTGCCACTGCTGATCccaaagcaagcaagaaaaaagataaggataaagagaaaaaatttgTTTGGAACCATGGAATTACTCTACCTCTAAAAAACGTCAGAAAGAGAAGGTTCCGGAAGACAGCCAAGAAGAAGTATATCGAATCTCCGGATGTGGAAAAGGAAGTGAAGCGGTTACTGAGTACAGATGCAGAAGCGGTCAGCACTCGTTGGGAGATAATTGCCGAAGATGAAACAAAGGAGACAGAGAATCAAGGCCTTGATATCTCTTCTCCAGGAATGTCTGGCCACAGGCAGGGCCACGACTCACTGGAACATGATGAACTTCGAGAGATATTCAATGacctcagcagcagcagtgaagatgaagaagatgTAAACATTATTGACACCGAGGAAGATCTGGAGAGACAGCTACAAGACAAGCTCAATGAATCAGATGAACAGcaccaagaaaatgaaggaaCCAATCAATTGGTTATGGGAATTCAGAAACAGATTGATAACATGAAAGGCAAGCTTCAAGAGACCCAAGACAGGGCAAAGCGCCAGGAGGACCTCATCATGAAAGTAGAAAACCTGGCTCTCAAGAACAGGTTTCAGGCTGTTCTGGATGAACTCAAACaaaaggaagacagggagaaagagcaGCTTAGCTCTTTGCAAGAAGAGCTAGACTCTCTTCTAGAGAAGTGA
- the LOC114687147 gene encoding LOW QUALITY PROTEIN: protocadherin gamma-A1-like (The sequence of the model RefSeq protein was modified relative to this genomic sequence to represent the inferred CDS: inserted 1 base in 1 codon): MAIPEKLTGCSRLMLLCLSLELLLEAGAGNIRYSVPEETDKGSFVGSIAKDLGLEPRELAERGIRIVSRGRSQLFSLNPRSGSLVTAGRIDREELCAQSAPCLVSFNILVEDEMKLFPIEVEIVDINDNTPQFQLEELELKMSEITTPGTRIPLPLGQDLDVGINSLHSYQLSANPHFILDVQQGPEGPHQPEMVLQSPLDREKEATHYLVLTASDGGNPVHSGTLQIRVQVVDVNDNPPSFTQAEYHVSVPENVPLGTRLLQVNATDPDEGANGKVTYSFHNVDHSVVRKFQLDSYTGELTNKEPLDFEEYKVYPMEIQAQDGAGLMARAKVLVTVVDVNDNAPEVGITSVATQVPENFPPGTVIALISVHDQDAGNNGHTTCSIPGNLPFKLEKLVDNYYRLVTERTLDREQSSGHNITITATDQGTPPLSTQAHISLRVTDINDNPPVFEQDSYSVYIPENNPRGASIFSVKAWDADHNENALVTYSLVEDTIQGVPLSSYFSINSDTGVVYALRSFDYEQFRDLQLRVMARDSGDPQLTSNVSLSLFMIDQNDNAPEILYPVLPKDGSTGVELAPRSAEPGYLVTKVVAVDKDSGQNAWLSYRLLKASEPGLFSVGLHTGEVRTTRALLDRDALKQSLVVSVQDHGQPPLXATVTFTIAVADSIPELLADLGSTGTAVDPQDSDLTLYLVVAVAVVSCIFLAFVIMLLMLKLRHWYSSRLLQTAANGLTDIPASNFVGVDGVHAFLQTYSREISLTADSRKSHLIFPQPNYADTLISQESCEKREFLSAPQSLLEDKEEIFSQVNL, translated from the exons atgGCGATTCCAGAGAAGCTAACCGGCTGCAGCCGGCTGATGCTGCTGTGCCTTTCTCTGGAGCTACTATTGGAAGCCGGGGCTGGAAACATCCGCTACTCTGTGCCAGAAGAAACTGACAAAGGCTCCTTCGTGGGCAGCATCGCCAAGGACCTGGGGCTGGAGCCCCGCGAGCTGGCGGAGCGCGGGATCCGCATCGTCTCCAGAGGTAGGTCGCAGCTTTTCTCCCTGAACCCGCGAAGCGGCAGCTTGGTCACTGCAGGCAGGATAGACCGGGAGGAGCTGTGCGCCCAGAGCGCGCCCTGTCTCGTGAGCTTTAACATCCTTGTGGAGGATGAAATGAAGCTTTTCCCTATCGAAGTAGAGATAGTTGACATTAATGACAACACCCCTCAATTCCAGTTAGAAGAGTTGGAATTAAAAATGAGTGAAATAACGACTCCAGGTACCAGGATCCCTCTGCCTCTTGGACAAGACCTTGATGTGGGTATAAACTCACTTCATAGCTACCAGCTAAGCGCCAACCCTCACTTCATCCTGGATGTGCAACAGGGACCTGAAGGACCACACCAGCCAGAGATGGTACTGCAGAGCCCtttagacagagaaaaagaagctaCCCACTACCTTGTCCTCACCGCCTCTGATGGGGGTAACCCAGTACACTCGGGAACTCTGCAAATTCGTGTTCAGGTGGTGGATGTGAACGACAACCCACCATCATTTACTCAGGCAGAGTACCACGTGAGTGTCCCTGAGAACGTCCCATTAGGCACTCGGCTGCTCCAGGTGAATGCTACTGACCCGGATGAGGGAGCTAATGGCAAAGTAACATACTCCTTTCACAACGTAGACCACAGTGTGGTCCGGAAATTTCAGTTGGATTCTTACACAGGAGAATTAACAAATAAAGAACCACTGGATTTTGAAGAATACAAAGTTTATCCGATGGAAATTCAAGCTCAGGATGGTGCTGGACTCATGGCTAGGGCTAAGGTGCTGGTCACTGTGGTGGATGTTAATGATAATGCCCCAGAAGTTGGAATCACCTCTGTCGCCACCCAAGTGCCAGAAAACTTTCCTCCTGGGACCGTAATTGCTCTTATCAGTGTGCACGACCAAGACGCTGGTAACAATGGTCACACCACATGTTCTATTCCTGGAAACCTACCCTTTAAACTGGAAAAGTTAGTCGACAATTATTACCGCTTGGTAACAGAAAGAACACTGGACAGAGAACAAAGCTCTGGGCACAACATCACAATAACAGCAACAGATCAGGGCACTCCGCCCCTATCTACCCAAGCTCACATCTCACTGCGAGTGACAGATATCAATGACAACCCTCCAGTTTTTGAACAGGACTCCTACTCTGTTTACATCCCTGAAAATAACCCCAGAGGGGCTTCCATCTTCTCAGTGAAGGCCTGGGATGCTGACCACAATGAGAACGCACTCGTGACTTACTCCCTGGTGGAAGACACTATTCAGGGAGTGCCTTTGTCTTCTTACTTCTCCATCAACTCTGACACTGGAGTTGTCTATGCATTGCGGTCCTTTGACTATGAGCAGTTCCGAGATTTGCAGCTAAGGGTGATGGCGCGGGACAGCGGGGACCCACAACTCACAAGCAATGTGTCTCTGAGTCTGTTCATGATAGATCAAAATGACAATGCCCCGGAAATCCTGTACCCTGTCCTCCCCAAAGATGGGTCCACTGGCGTGGAACTAGCACCTCGATCTGCCGAACCCGGTTATCTGGTGACGAAGGTGGTGGCAGTGGATAAAGACTCGGGACAGAACGCCTGGTTGTCCTACCGGCTGCTCAAGGCCAGCGAGCCAGGGCTCTTCTCAGTGGGGCTGCACACGGGCGAGGTGCGCACTACACGGGCCTTGCTGGACAGAGATGCTCTGAAGCAGAGCCTGGTGGTGTCTGTGCAGGACCACGGCCAGCCTCCTC TCGCCACAGTCACATTCACCATAGCAGTAGCTGACAGCATCCCTGAACTCCTGGCTGACCTGGGCAGCACTGGGACGGCTGTCGATCCCCAGGATTCAGATCTCACGCTCTACCTGGTAGTGGCAGTGGCCGTGGTCTCCTGCATCTTCCTGGCCTTTGTCATCATGCTCTTGATGCTCAAGCTGCGACACTGGTACTCCTCACGCTTGCTCCAGACTGCAGCCAACGGATTGACGGACATTCCTGCCTCCAACTTCGTAGGTGTTGATGGGGTACACGCCTTTCTACAGACCTATTCCCGCGAGATCTCACTCACCGCTGACTCTCGAAAGAGCCACCTGATCTTCCCGCAGCCCAACTACGCAGATACGCTCATCAGCCAAGAGAGCTGTGAGAAAAGGGAATTTCTGTCTGCACCCCAGTCTCTGCTTGAAGATAAAGAGGAAATATTTTCTCAGGTAAACTTGTAA
- the LOC114687146 gene encoding LOW QUALITY PROTEIN: protocadherin gamma-A2-like (The sequence of the model RefSeq protein was modified relative to this genomic sequence to represent the inferred CDS: inserted 2 bases in 2 codons) has protein sequence MATLQKLPRCRMLVLLCALWAALWEARAGQIRYSVPEEIDKGSFVGSIAKDLGLEPQALAERGVRIVSRGRSQLFALNPRSGSLVTAGRIDREELCAQSAPCLMNFNLLLEDKLTIYSVEVEVTDVNDNAPRFGVEEPELKISETTTPGFRIPLKSAHDADVGENSLQKYELNSNDHFXLDVRTGADGNKYPELVLERALDREEEAVHHLVLVALDGGNPVRSGTCRIRVKVLDVNDNAPVFTQPEYRVSVPENMPVGTRILTVTATDPDEGYNAQVTYFQEQAPGETADVFELKSTSGDITITKSLDYENAKFHEIDIEAQDGPGLLTRTKVVVTVLDVNDNAPEFYMTSATASVPEDSPPGTVIALFNVHDRDSGQNAVVTCSLPERIPFKLERSVDDYYRLVTTSALDREEFSFYNITLSAKDGGNPSLSTDAHLLLQVADINDNPPSFSRGSYSAYISENNPRGTSIFSVLAYDPDSNDNAHVTYSLAEDTFQGAPLSSYISINSDTGVLYALRSFDYEQFQDLQLRVIAVDSGNPPLSSNVSLSLYLLDQNDNMPEILYPAFPTDGSTGVELAPRSADPGYLVTKVVAVDKDSGQNAWLSYRLLKASEPGLFSVGLHTGEVRTARALLDRDALKQSLVVSVQDHGQPPLSATVTLTIAIADNIPEVLADLGSIRTPANSDDSELTLYLVVAVAVVSCVFLAFVIVLLALRLRRWHMSRMLQASRDGLGGIPASHFVGVDGVRAFLQTYSHEVSLTADSGKSHIIXPQPNYADTLISQESCEKADFLSAPQSLLDDKREESPQVIVLQYTHIVLLNFTYLFSCPGCLICVFYTRVSLKIYLSLSESR, from the exons ATGGCGACGCTGCAGAAGCTGCCCCGGTGCAGAATGCTGGTCCTGCTGTGCGCCCTTTGGGCCGCCCTGTGGGAGGCCAGAGCTGGACAGATCCGCTACTCCGTGCCAGAGGAGATCGACAAGGGCTCCTTCGTGGGCAGCATCGCCAAGGACTTGGGGCTGGAGCCCCAGGCTCTGGCAGAACGAGGGGTCCGCATCGTCTCCAGAGGTAGGTCACAGCTCTTTGCTCTGAACCCGCGAAGCGGCAGCTTGGTCACCGCAGGCAGGATAGACCGGGAAGAGCTTTGCGCCCAGAGCGCGCCCTGTCTGATGAATTTTAACCTCCTACTGGAAGATAAATTGACTATTTATTCCGTAGAGGTGGAGGTAACAGATGTTAATGACAATGCACCTCGCTTTGGAGTAGAGGAGCCGGAACTAAAAATCAGTGAAACGACTACACCAGGATTCAGGATTCCTCTTAAGAGTGCACATGATGCGGATGTGGGCGAGAACAGCCTCCAGAAGTATGAACTCAACTCAAATGACCACT TCCTGGATGTGCGAACTGGGGCTGATGGAAACAAGTACCCAGAGCTGGTGCTGGAGCGTGCCTTGGACCGCGAGGAAGAGGCAGTTCACCATCTTGTTCTTGTCGCCTTGGACGGGGGCAATCCAGTGCGATCCGGCACCTGCCGTATCCGCGTGAAGGTCCTGGATGTGAACGACAACGCTCCTGTTTTTACACAGCCGGAATACCGTGTGAGCGTTCCTGAGAATATGCCTGTAGGTACCCGGATACTCACAGTGACAGCCACTGACCCTGATGAGGGATACAACGCTCAAGTGACTTATTTTCAGGAGCAAGCCCCTGGAGAAACTGCAGATGTATTTGAGCTAAAGTCAACATCTGGCGATATAACAATCACAAAAAGTCTGGATTATGAGAATGCTAAATTCCATGAAATCGATATCGAAGCTCAGGATGGCCCAGGCCTTCTGACCAGGACGAAGGTTGTTGTCACTGTTCTCGATGTCAATGACAATGCTCCGGAATTTTACATGACATCCGCCACTGCTTCTGTTCCTGAAGACTCTCCTCCGGGAACGGTAATAGCACTTTTCAATGTGCACGATAGGGATTCTGGGCAGAATGCCGTTGTCACGTGTTCACTTCCTGAGAGGATTCCTTTCAAGTTAGAACGCTCGGTGGACGATTACTACCGACTGGTTACAACCAGCGCCCTTGACAGGGAAGAGTTCTCCTTTTACAACATCACTCTAAGTGCTAAAGATGGAGGGAACCCATCTCTGTCCACAGATGCCCACCTTCTACTGCAGGTGGCAGATATCAACGACAACCCGCCCTCCTTTTCCCGGGGGTCCTACTCCGCCTACATTTCTGAAAACAATCCCAGAGGCACCTCCATCTTCTCAGTGCTGGCCTATGACCCTGACAGTAATGACAATGCCCATGTGACCTACTCTTTAGCTGAAGATACCTTCCAAGGGGCACCCCTGTCCTCCTACATCTCCATCAACTCTGACACTGGAGTCCTCTATGCTCTCCGCTCCTTTGACTACGAGCAGTTCCAAGACTTGCAGCTGCGGGTGATAGCAGTGGACAGCGGGAACCCTCCACTGAGTAGCAATGTGTCCTTGAGCCTGTACTTGCTGGACCAGAATGACAACATGCCTGAGATCCTTTATCCTGCCTTCCCCACAGACGGGTCCACTGGTGTGGAACTAGCACCCCGATCTGCAGACCCTGGCTATCTGGTAACCAAAGTGGTGGCAGTAGACAAAGACTCAGGACAGAATGCCTGGCTGTCCTACCGCCTGCTCAAGGCCAGCGAGCCAGGGCTCTTCTCGGTGGGGCTGCACACGGGCGAGGTGCGCACTGCGCGGGCCCTGCTGGACAGAGATGCCCTCAAGCAGAGCCTGGTGGTGTCTGTTCAGGACCACGGCCAGCCTCCTCTCTCCGCCACGGTCACACTCACCATAGCAATAGCTGACAACATCCCTGAggtcctggctgacctgggcAGCATCAGGACCCCCGCCAACTCTGATGATTCCGAACTTACACTCTacctggtggtggcggtggctgTGGTCTCCTGTGTCTTCCTGGCCTTTGTCATTGTGCTGCTGGCGCTCAGGCTGCGGCGCTGGCATATGTCCCGAATGCTTCAGGCTTCAAGAGATGGATTAGGGGGCATCCCTGCCTCACACTTTGTGGGCGTGGATGGGGTACGCGCTTTCCTGCAGACCTATTCCCATGAAGTCTCACTCACTGCAGACTCAGGGAAAAGCCACATCA TTCCTCAACCAAACTATGCAGATACTCTCATCAGCCAGGAGAGCTGTGAAAAAGCTGATTTCCTTTCAGCACCTCAGTCTCTACTTGAtgataaaagagaagaaagtccTCAGGTAATTGTTTTGCAATATACTCACATTGTTTTGCTAaattttacctatttatttagtTGCCCCGGGTGtttaatatgtgtgttttatacCCGTGTTTCCTTGAAGATATATTTAAGTTTAAGTGAATCCAGGTGA